The Nitrospira sp. sequence GCATGACCTGCTGTCCCTCGATGATCAACTCCGTTGCCTTGTATTCCGCCTGGCTTTCCGACCAGGTTCGTTCGATATCGATTCGATCCGAACCGGACACGAAGCGCTTGGCAATGTCGTCGAGTTGGATCAGATCATCCGAGAATTCATCGAGCGCGCGGCGCACAAGCCAATTGCGCTGATTCTTGCGTGGAGGGTTCAGGAACTCTTCCTTGTTGATCTTGAGATAGCAATCGAACTCGGATCTTCTTTGGATCACAGTTTTCCTCCGCGCCTCAGTATCTGTCTCCAGGTCGTACACCCATTGCGCCTCGACCGCCGTCAATGACTCCACCTCTTTCAAGACTCTGTTCTGTTCTTCGTCCGTCAGTGCATCCATGACCGCCGTCCAGTCCGGCTGATCGCTCGATTCCCACAGCACCCGCGCATCCTTCACAGCCGGATGTCGCTTCATCCAAAACTCAATTTCGGCCGGTTCCACCCGGAACCCCCGAATCTTTATCTGGTCATCGTATCGCCCAAGAAATTCCACATTGCCGTCCGCCATCCGCCGCACCCTGTCTCCCGTCCGATACAAGCGAGCGCCAGGTTCTCGACTGAAACAGTGCGGGACAAACTGTTCGGCAGTCCGGGCCGGTTGGCGATGGTACCCTCTGGCTAAGCCCGTCCCGCCGATATAGAGCTCTCCGGCTACTCCGATCGGAACCGGCTGCAACGCCGGGTCGAGGACATAAAGTTGGACGTTCGCGATGGGTCGGCCGATCGGCACGGTGGATGCCGAGATCCAATCCTTCTGTCGTTCCGGCACGAAATAGCTCGCCGTGATCGTCGTTTCGGTCGGTCCATACGAGTTGCACCACGCCATGCGCTCACCGGCAAGCCGCTGCCATCGAACCAGACTATCCGGCAAGGCCTTCTCACTTCCGACGATCACCAAGCGGAGCGCGCTCGGAAGAGCGGATTTGCTTTGCTCAATCGCTTCAATCCATTCGGCCCAGTATGGCGTCGGCAAATTCACCACGGTGAGACTATGGTCCTTGATGAACTGCTGGAAATCCGAAAATTCCGGAACCGGCTCGTTGGGTCGTAACACCACCGTCGCCCCAGCCGCCCAAGTGGGGAAGCACTCTTCAGCCGCGACATCGAAGCTGATCGAGGCGAATTGCAGCACACGATCGGCCGGCTGAAGACCATAATGCTTCGCCATGGCTGTGCTGTGATTGACCAATGCGCGGTGTGAGACTTCGATGCCCTTCGGTTCGCCTGTCGTACCGGAGGTGTACAGAATATATGCCAGGTTCTCCGGGGTGGTACGCCACCGGGAATCGATCTCGGGCAAGGCGGCAATGGACGGCCACGTCTCATCCAGGGCGATGATCGGAACTGTCCGGTTTTGAAAGGTTTCGACAAATTGCTTTTGCGTGAGGACCAACTGCGCTCCGCTGTCTTCGATCATGAAACCGAGTCGTTCCTGGGGATACAGCGGATCTATCGGCACATAAGCCGCTCCCGTTTTCAGAACCCCCAGCAACGCCGTCACCATCTCCAGCGAACGTTCCATACAAATGGCCACGCGGCTTTCCATCGTGATGCCCTGCAGACTGAGATAGTGGGCGAGTTTGTTGGCTCGCTCGTTGAGAAGCCGGTAGCTGTACGACGTGCCGTTCCACACCATCGCCACAGCATCCGGGGAGAGCAGTGCTTGCTCTTCGAAGAGGTGATGGAGGCAGCTCTCACGCGGATAGGACGCGGCCGTCTCGTTCCAATCCAACAGCAGTTGCTTGCTCTCATCTTTGGAAAGCATCGTGAATTCGCTTACGCGGGCTTCGGGGTTCAGCACGATCTGCTTCAGGAGTTCCTGAAAATGCCCGGCCATGCGCGCAATGGTTTCCCCGGCAAACAGATCGGTGCTGTACTCAAACACCGCCTCCAACGTTCCGTCTCCCATCGCAACTAACTCAAGGGTGAGGTCGAAGACGGATGTATGTGTGCTTGCCTTGATCCGACGGACATCCAGATCGTCCAGCCGGCAGAGATCGGGCTGCTCATCTTCCAAAATCAACATGACCTGATACAGCGGGGTATGGCTGAGACTGCGCGGCACGTGCAGCGCATCGACCAACCGCTCGAACGGAAAGTCTTGGTTGGCCTGCGCGCCGAGCACGGTCTTCCGAACCTGCGCCAGCAACTCGAGAAAGGAAGGATTCCCGGACAGGTCGACGCGCAACGCGACGGTGTTGACGAAGCAGCCGATGATCGATTCGCATCCAGGCTGTGATCGGTTGGCCACGGGCGTGCCGACACAAAAGTCGGACTGTCCGCTATGGCGAGCCAACAGCACGTTGAACGCAGCCAGAACGGTCATGAATAGCGTCGCCTGCCGGCTGCGGCCAAGCGCTTGGAGCCGCCGTCCCATCTCTGCGCCTAGAGTCCACGCATATCGCGCCCCCTTTTGCCCTTGGACTGAGGGACGCGGGAAATCATAGGGCAGTGTCAGTACATGCGGTACGGATTCCAGCTGTTGGCGCCAATACGTCTCTTGCCGTTTCCACTCTTGGCTGTCCACACATTCACGTTGATCGAGAACCGTATCCAAGTACTGTTTCGGCACTGCGGGCAACGGAGATTCAAGCCCGTGTTTGAATGCTCGATACAACCGCCTCAATTCCAGACCAAGAATGCGCATCGACCAGCCGTCGGCGACGATGTGATGGATCGTGAGCGACAGGACATGCTCTGTTTGACTCAGCCGAATAAGCCGCACACGCATCAAAGGGCCCGCCGCCAGATCAAACGGCTGACGGGACTCCTTCGACGTCAACAGCCGGATTTCTTCTTCCTGAATCGGCTCGGACATCCCCATGAGATCCTCAACCGGCAGCAAAAGATCCAGATGCGGAGTGATACTCTGGAACGGTTGGCCGTGAAGGATGGTGAATCTTGCGCGAAGGATCTCGTGACGCTGCATAATTTCAGCGAGCGCTCGCTGCAGCAGGACAAGGTCGAGCGCTCCTTTGATCCTCAGGGCGACAGGAATGTTGTTGAACGAGCTACCCGGCGAAAGCTGATCGAGAAACCAGAATCGTTCCTGCGAAAACGACAACGGAACGACGTCCTGCCGACTCACAGGCTTCTGGAGTCTTTCCACTACGGAGGGAGCTGGTCGATATTCCGGCTTGATGAGTCCAGCCAGCCCCGCTACCGTCGGGGCATCGAAGAGAGATTCGAGAGGAAGGTCAATCCCATAAATATCTTTCAACCTGGCCAGTACTTGCGCGCCACGCAGAGAATCTCCGCCTAGTTCGAAGAAATTGTCGT is a genomic window containing:
- a CDS encoding amino acid adenylation domain-containing protein; amino-acid sequence: MTSDEHKHIATLVDLARERAGQFTDRLAYRFLADGESEVCEMTYGELDRRARAIAAWLQSLGAQGERAILLYPPGLDYIAAFFGCLYAGVVAVPAYPPLRKRTLRRLQAVLTDSGATVALTTTKTRAGIDRLSRQDSTLDEFSKVQWIETDAPPEGVENTWESPALTPQTLAFLQYTSGSTGSPKGVMVSHENLLHNQRMIREAFGHNEETTVLGWLPLYHDMGLIGNVLQPLYLGRPCVLMSPVHFMQKPFRWLSAISRYRATTSGAPNFAYDLCVRQISSKERESLDLSSWSVAFNGAEPIHARTLDRFSDTFGPCGFKREAFYPCYGLAEATLFVAGGEPGASPVLKAVEKPAMDRGEMIEALQAVGSAHRLVGCGRTGADQQLVIVDPDTRSRRARGQVGEIWVKGASVAQGYWKRPDVTAITFSAMTADTGEGPFLRTGDLGVMQNDELFVVGRLKDLIIIRGRNYYPHDIETTAQESHPSLRPNCGAAFSIPVDDEEQLVVVQEIASGPTLDLDHVTAGISRAIAEYHEVRVHAVVLIKPGTLPKTSSGKVQRHLCKAKFVAQELESIRTTFQEKGRDAWGDPVETDIGDGITETVAEIWAQVLDRTHIGPHDNFFELGGDSLRGAQVLARLKDIYGIDLPLESLFDAPTVAGLAGLIKPEYRPAPSVVERLQKPVSRQDVVPLSFSQERFWFLDQLSPGSSFNNIPVALRIKGALDLVLLQRALAEIMQRHEILRARFTILHGQPFQSITPHLDLLLPVEDLMGMSEPIQEEEIRLLTSKESRQPFDLAAGPLMRVRLIRLSQTEHVLSLTIHHIVADGWSMRILGLELRRLYRAFKHGLESPLPAVPKQYLDTVLDQRECVDSQEWKRQETYWRQQLESVPHVLTLPYDFPRPSVQGQKGARYAWTLGAEMGRRLQALGRSRQATLFMTVLAAFNVLLARHSGQSDFCVGTPVANRSQPGCESIIGCFVNTVALRVDLSGNPSFLELLAQVRKTVLGAQANQDFPFERLVDALHVPRSLSHTPLYQVMLILEDEQPDLCRLDDLDVRRIKASTHTSVFDLTLELVAMGDGTLEAVFEYSTDLFAGETIARMAGHFQELLKQIVLNPEARVSEFTMLSKDESKQLLLDWNETAASYPRESCLHHLFEEQALLSPDAVAMVWNGTSYSYRLLNERANKLAHYLSLQGITMESRVAICMERSLEMVTALLGVLKTGAAYVPIDPLYPQERLGFMIEDSGAQLVLTQKQFVETFQNRTVPIIALDETWPSIAALPEIDSRWRTTPENLAYILYTSGTTGEPKGIEVSHRALVNHSTAMAKHYGLQPADRVLQFASISFDVAAEECFPTWAAGATVVLRPNEPVPEFSDFQQFIKDHSLTVVNLPTPYWAEWIEAIEQSKSALPSALRLVIVGSEKALPDSLVRWQRLAGERMAWCNSYGPTETTITASYFVPERQKDWISASTVPIGRPIANVQLYVLDPALQPVPIGVAGELYIGGTGLARGYHRQPARTAEQFVPHCFSREPGARLYRTGDRVRRMADGNVEFLGRYDDQIKIRGFRVEPAEIEFWMKRHPAVKDARVLWESSDQPDWTAVMDALTDEEQNRVLKEVESLTAVEAQWVYDLETDTEARRKTVIQRRSEFDCYLKINKEEFLNPPRKNQRNWLVRRALDEFSDDLIQLDDIAKRFVSGSDRIDIERTWSESQAEYKATELIIEGQQVMQDWETPLMKAMADIATESGGEVLEVGFGMGISASFIQERRPKSHTIIEFNQEVMTAFEQWRSRFPDRDIRLVRGRWQDVVEGLSEFDSVFFDAYPASEAEFEESVVNSITFAESFIPAAAKLLRPGGVLTYYTNEIDSFSRRHQRFLFKHFSSFTLSVVRSLRPPEDCHYWWADSMAVVKAVK